A single region of the Gossypium arboreum isolate Shixiya-1 chromosome 12, ASM2569848v2, whole genome shotgun sequence genome encodes:
- the LOC108477120 gene encoding reticulon-like protein B11, protein MGDSSLALGTSVHKALGGGSVADVLLWRKWRGGAVMLVSATTMWYLFEVAGYNFLTFVANVLLLLIVILFLWAKSASLLNRPLPPIPNMEISERTIGIVADELQIWLNCVLSIAHDITIGRNLKVFLKVALSLWFVSFIGSLFNFLTLVYIGVILILSVPLVYEKYQPHIDEKLSVAHGVFQEQCRKLDETVLSKLPLPSNKEKKMQ, encoded by the exons TTGCTGATGTGCTATTGTGGAGAAAATGGCGTGGCGGAGCTGTGATGCTAGTCTCGGCAACGACGATGTGGTACTTATTCGAAGTAGCCGGTTATAATTTCTTAACTTTCGTGGCCAACGTGTTGTTGCTTCTTATTGTTATTCTCTTCTTGTGGGCCAAATCTGCTTCACTTCTCAACAG ACCTTTGCCGCCAATTCCTAATATGGAAATTTCTGAGAGAACGATCGGGATTGTTGCGGATGAGTTACAAATATGGCTTAATTGTGTATTGTCAATTGCACATGACATTACCATCGgcagaaatttgaaagtttttctTAAG GTTGCCCTTAGCTTGTGGTTTGTATCATTCATTGGTAGTCTCTTCAACTTCCTCACTCTGGTCTATATTG GAGTTATTCTTATTTTATCAGTCCCTTTGGTATATGAAAAGTACCAGCCTCACATTGATGAGAAGCTGTCTGTAGCGCACGGAGTCTTTCAAGAGCAGTGCAGGAAACTTGATGAAACGGTCTTAAGTAAGCTTCCATTGCCCTCAAACAAGGAAAAGAAGATGCAGTAG